Proteins encoded by one window of Halobaculum halobium:
- a CDS encoding tubulin/FtsZ family protein — MKTVLIGVGQAGGKVTSSLVEFDHDMGFNSVRGALAVNSATADLQSLPIDTVLVGQDRVKGHGVGGDNELGAEVMQSDAGEVLSALDGRITAEAEAIVIVAGLGGGTGSGGAPVLAKELSRVYDVPVYALGILPGRGEGAMYQVNAGRSLKTLAREADATILIDNDAWHSSGESLEEGFDSINRSIARRVGLLFASGENVEGVGESVVDTSEVINTLRSGGVAAIGYASAEADDDPDTNVNVVTSVTRNALLTGTSLPNATTADSALLVVAGKPDRISRKGVERARKWLEEETGSMQVRGGDFPLDSERLASLVLLGGVERSARLEEFMQQAKEAREEAQRQEQGREDADKLFQNDDLDNLL; from the coding sequence ATGAAGACGGTCCTCATCGGCGTCGGCCAGGCCGGCGGCAAGGTCACCTCCTCGCTGGTCGAGTTCGACCACGACATGGGATTCAACTCCGTTCGCGGTGCTCTCGCGGTCAACAGCGCGACGGCGGACCTCCAGTCGCTCCCGATCGACACGGTTCTGGTGGGGCAAGACCGCGTGAAGGGGCACGGCGTGGGCGGCGACAACGAACTGGGTGCGGAGGTGATGCAGTCGGACGCCGGCGAGGTGCTGTCCGCGCTCGACGGACGCATTACCGCCGAGGCGGAGGCGATCGTCATCGTCGCGGGACTGGGCGGCGGCACCGGCTCCGGCGGCGCGCCGGTGCTCGCGAAGGAGCTCTCGCGCGTGTACGACGTACCGGTGTACGCGCTCGGAATCCTCCCCGGGCGCGGCGAGGGGGCGATGTATCAGGTGAACGCCGGCCGGTCGCTGAAGACGCTGGCTCGCGAGGCCGACGCGACGATTCTGATCGATAACGACGCCTGGCACTCCTCGGGGGAGAGCCTAGAGGAGGGATTCGACAGCATCAACCGCTCGATCGCCCGTCGCGTCGGGCTCTTGTTCGCCTCCGGCGAGAACGTAGAGGGAGTAGGCGAGTCAGTCGTCGACACCAGCGAGGTGATCAACACGCTCCGGTCGGGCGGGGTCGCCGCGATCGGCTACGCCAGCGCGGAGGCCGACGACGACCCCGACACGAACGTGAACGTCGTGACCAGCGTCACCCGGAACGCGCTACTGACGGGCACGAGTCTCCCGAACGCGACGACGGCGGACTCGGCGCTCCTCGTCGTCGCCGGCAAGCCAGACCGGATCTCTCGAAAGGGCGTCGAGCGCGCCCGCAAGTGGCTCGAAGAGGAGACCGGCTCGATGCAGGTCCGGGGCGGCGACTTCCCGCTCGACTCAGAGCGCCTCGCGTCGCTGGTGCTGCTCGGCGGCGTCGAGCGTTCCGCGCGGCTGGAGGAGTTCATGCAACAGGCGAAGGAGGCGCGCGAGGAGGCACAGCGCCAGGAACAGGGCCGCGAGGACGCGGACAAGCTGTTCCAGAACGACGACCTCGACAACCTGCTCTGA
- a CDS encoding DUF7311 family protein, with amino-acid sequence MIRVVVAVAMAAALLSAALPAVEMARVDRTTAAVERVPDRIDRAALSTLASEPAYRPSTDSVPAARRVVTFSLPGRSLTTARVRSLALCSGDVRGTAVLVHAVGDESRSWTALSAPYDLPDGGIALGGRGQVSLSLVPIAGGSDGTDRLVRVRPLTRSSVATAGVNSSTEPEPAGPCDSSTGSAIGAVTSGEPPTNATAPLRSSPVRVPAGERLAIPAR; translated from the coding sequence GTGATCCGCGTTGTCGTCGCCGTCGCGATGGCGGCGGCGCTGCTTTCTGCGGCGCTACCGGCGGTCGAGATGGCGCGGGTCGACCGGACGACGGCAGCAGTCGAGCGGGTTCCCGACCGGATCGACCGCGCCGCGCTGTCGACGCTCGCAAGCGAACCGGCGTACCGACCCTCGACGGACTCGGTTCCGGCCGCCCGTCGCGTCGTGACGTTTTCGCTCCCCGGACGCTCGTTGACGACAGCGCGCGTTCGCTCGCTCGCGCTGTGTTCGGGCGACGTGCGAGGGACGGCAGTGCTGGTCCACGCTGTCGGCGACGAGAGCCGATCCTGGACGGCGCTTTCGGCCCCGTACGACCTCCCGGACGGGGGAATCGCGCTCGGCGGCCGCGGTCAGGTGTCCCTCTCGCTGGTTCCGATCGCGGGCGGCTCAGACGGAACCGACCGTCTGGTGCGGGTCCGACCGCTCACACGCTCGTCGGTGGCGACCGCGGGCGTAAATTCAAGTACCGAACCGGAACCAGCCGGCCCATGCGATTCATCGACGGGCTCCGCGATCGGGGCGGTGACGAGCGGGGAGCCGCCGACGAATGCCACTGCGCCGCTGCGTTCGAGCCCCGTTCGAGTTCCGGCCGGGGAACGACTCGCCATACCGGCTCGGTGA
- a CDS encoding SHOCT domain-containing protein translates to MNPPPNADAPGLLARITPDSRRRRRVVAALAAVAAPLALYGSWAVASGVKSGMTYDLIILLFSVVALLAPAFAAMALLAPDAGRRTAPEARPGSSVEEADPVTVLQRRYAAGELSDEEFDRRLETVLETDEIGQSPAERQSAGGRQSAAETANRGVERDVTGH, encoded by the coding sequence ATGAACCCTCCACCGAACGCAGACGCGCCCGGACTACTCGCACGAATAACGCCCGATAGCCGTCGACGGAGACGGGTGGTCGCCGCCCTCGCGGCCGTCGCCGCGCCGCTGGCGCTGTACGGGTCGTGGGCGGTCGCCTCGGGTGTGAAAAGCGGGATGACGTACGACCTGATCATTCTCCTGTTCTCGGTAGTCGCACTCTTGGCCCCCGCGTTCGCCGCGATGGCGCTGTTGGCGCCGGACGCCGGGCGCCGCACCGCCCCTGAGGCTCGTCCCGGCTCCTCGGTCGAGGAGGCGGATCCGGTTACCGTGTTGCAGCGGCGGTACGCCGCGGGCGAGTTATCCGACGAGGAGTTCGACCGGCGACTGGAGACCGTGCTCGAAACGGACGAGATCGGACAGTCGCCGGCTGAGAGACAGTCGGCCGGGGGTCGGCAGTCCGCCGCCGAAACGGCGAACCGCGGGGTCGAACGCGACGTGACCGGTCACTGA
- a CDS encoding COX15/CtaA family protein, which produces MSRGPDWLSFRRYAAFTTGMALTLISLGIYTAATGAGLACAQQWPLCDGGVLPQSIPSFIEWFHRLWAMITGFFILGAAVWAWRARGSISTRGRYAVTLATALTPMQAIFGAITVTLNGALPGGYSAPVHAAHFLTGFSIFALLSYTTLLAYDGRFSRDALSRSRLAVGVGLAGLLAAWVFSRIDPVSSYSPAEQAVFFAVSLAAFAGLLAATRWLGELDELVPRVAAGAAAVLLFVGMVLGRDLVVYTAGVRVVNWLVIATAVALTAGAAWALRGVEPEVAEPVYGSTDD; this is translated from the coding sequence ATGTCACGCGGACCCGACTGGCTCTCGTTCCGTCGGTATGCGGCGTTCACCACCGGGATGGCGCTCACGCTCATCTCGCTTGGCATCTACACCGCCGCGACCGGCGCCGGACTGGCGTGTGCCCAACAGTGGCCGCTGTGTGACGGCGGCGTGCTCCCGCAATCGATCCCCTCGTTCATCGAGTGGTTCCACCGGCTGTGGGCGATGATAACCGGGTTCTTCATCCTCGGTGCGGCGGTGTGGGCGTGGCGGGCCCGCGGGTCGATATCGACCCGCGGGCGGTACGCCGTCACCCTCGCGACGGCGTTGACGCCGATGCAGGCGATCTTCGGCGCGATCACCGTGACCCTCAACGGCGCGCTGCCGGGCGGGTACTCCGCACCGGTCCACGCGGCGCACTTCCTCACGGGGTTCTCCATCTTCGCGCTGCTGTCGTACACGACGCTGCTGGCGTATGACGGACGGTTTTCTCGCGACGCGCTCTCGCGGAGTCGGCTCGCCGTCGGCGTCGGATTGGCTGGGCTGCTCGCCGCGTGGGTGTTCTCGCGTATCGACCCGGTGTCGTCGTACAGCCCCGCCGAGCAGGCCGTCTTCTTCGCCGTGTCGCTTGCGGCGTTCGCCGGGCTGTTGGCGGCGACGCGCTGGCTCGGCGAACTGGACGAACTGGTCCCGCGGGTCGCCGCCGGCGCCGCGGCCGTGCTGCTGTTCGTCGGGATGGTACTCGGCCGTGACCTCGTCGTGTACACGGCCGGCGTCCGCGTCGTGAATTGGCTCGTGATCGCGACCGCGGTGGCGCTGACTGCGGGCGCGGCGTGGGCGCTGCGCGGCGTCGAACCGGAGGTCGCGGAGCCGGTCTACGGATCGACCGACGACTGA
- a CDS encoding DUF7310 family coiled-coil domain-containing protein — translation MSREEPTRFPPETEQQTPAGCDCGSPAAAVDDLRTRLAAVERACSGDAKADLTDIADATEATAELRRAADRLDDIEDRVGELEAATQALRGYVGSIRAVNERVEHRADRALAAARAAPTRDRSAAPAAAVDQAHLAPSPDLNTPLESDSENATHDTAERGGVDGTDDDATALVERLRDAL, via the coding sequence ATGTCCCGCGAAGAGCCGACCCGATTCCCGCCGGAAACCGAACAGCAGACCCCCGCCGGTTGCGATTGCGGTTCTCCGGCCGCCGCCGTCGACGACCTCCGAACGAGGCTCGCGGCGGTTGAGCGTGCGTGTTCTGGCGATGCGAAGGCGGACCTGACAGACATCGCTGACGCCACCGAGGCGACCGCCGAACTGCGGCGCGCGGCGGACCGGCTCGACGACATCGAGGATCGGGTCGGTGAACTCGAAGCGGCGACGCAGGCCCTCCGCGGCTACGTCGGGTCGATACGGGCGGTGAACGAACGAGTCGAGCACCGGGCCGACCGTGCGCTCGCGGCGGCGCGGGCGGCGCCGACTCGTGACCGTTCCGCGGCCCCGGCCGCCGCGGTCGATCAAGCACACCTGGCGCCGTCGCCGGATCTGAACACACCTCTCGAATCAGACTCGGAGAACGCGACTCACGACACAGCCGAACGCGGTGGAGTGGACGGGACGGACGACGACGCAACAGCGCTCGTCGAACGGCTCAGGGACGCGCTGTGA